The DNA sequence AGGGGAGTTGgtctagatgatctttgaaggtcccaACGCAAACCTTTCTAAGGTTCTGTGACTCTAAGGTTCCTTTTTTTCAACATATCCCACCTTTCACACCAGAACTCTAGATATTGTGAAACCTGGGGAGACTTTCCTCAAGGGAAAATTACTGTACTCCTGGGGGCAACTGCAAGATTCCTCTCTGCAGTTTCTTCAGCCACAGACTGGAATTGCCTGAACTCGCATctagaaatgctgaaaaatgaacAGGCAACACAGCTGTGGTTTCAGGAgtttttcaggaggaaaatatGAGTTTCAGGGTTAATTTAAAGAGATTCTCTCCAGTAAAAGCAGAGACGCTTACCATATTAGTGCGTTAACCATGGCAatttaaagagacaaaaaaaaaagtattgctcATTTTCAACAAAACATGCTAGCTGCAATGGATGAGTAACTTAACTCCCACACCTTTCAGCTGAGGATATGAAGCACAAAGCATAGCGAGTCTTCAAAAACTAAGACTTGGACGTACATTTACTGGTGGGCTGCCTAGTAAATACGCAGCCAACACCTCTCAATGGAGGAGTGAAGTCTGTTACAGGCCCAGGAGCTTAACATGAAGAGGTTTCCCTTTCATTTAAGGTAACAGAAACTAAAATCCatccaaaacaaaaatggagGCCTACATTTTGCAGGTATTGgagtaagagagaaaaacaactgaaggCCAAATTCCAACATACGTTCACAACTGGCTTATTTTCTGTCATGCAAATGAAAGGTACTGCAAACAATGGCATGAGGGGCAAgatgaacaataaaaaaattctgagaggTCAcatgtttcttctctgaaaaatcagtCTGTTTGACCATACTCTCTAAAAACTCTCTAAAAGCTGCAGGAACTGAGGGCTGCAGATCACTGTGCAAAAGCGAGATACAGCTGTTCTGAAAGGGCTTCCGAGAGCCCATCTTCCCAGCTCTGTTGTATGGATTCCAATTGTTTTTGGAAGCAGGAAGTCCAAAAACAGGAGTCCAGGTGAGTATTTTAGAGAATTTAATTTCCCATTTCTAAAGATTTCTGTTAAGGTAATAGAGGTATAAACCACTGTAACATTTCTCAACTTATAGCTTAATAAAGCTAGGagaatttcagtgaaaacaaattattccaGTCTTTGAGGCACACACATTGTAACATTTGCATCTTGCagtcagaaataatttaagcaAATCCCTTCTGAAGACTCTAAAAATGTTAGTCCCATTTATTACACTAGCTAAAAGGACAACATACTAATTTTCCCTATAATTATGTATTCCAAGTTCTTTTCCTACCTTGCAAAAGGCATCAGTGccactcagggaaaaaaaaattaaaagtactgCTTTCAACATATTTATAGTAATAAATATATTCAACAATTCAAGATTCTTTATGTGCCTAGTGTGTTGGACAGGTATTTGAAAAATACCAACTTATGCAGAAGAGTGAGCTGTGAAGGCATAAGGTAAAAAGAAGACACTATGGCTTATTATGTTCATGCCGGACTTAAGATACAAGCTactaaaaaaagtaaagagaagTAGCTTACACTAATAGAATCCTCCCCCGTAATTTCAGGGAAGCATCGGAATTGGACAGGCCAGGGTTTTGGTCCAGCACGTTGGAACCCTGTATGTAAGCCAGGAATAGagaggtgtatatatatagaaCAACTTTAAAAGTTCTTCCATTCAAATGAAAGCAGTATCAGCTTCGTAAAGAAGTCTGAGGACAAAACACAGGCaccacatattttttttaaggttcaaATGTACATTAACATGTTACGGCCTCCCTTACCCCCATTTATACACACAGCTTATGGAGAGTTACATATCAATAGAGTACCTTCAGCACAAAAAGTCTCTTAGGCCAACTGATCACAAGAACTACATTCAATAATGCAAAGTGGATAACTTGGTCAATCCATCTCTCCCATCCCAATAACTTAGTTTCAAACCACAGGAACAGTTATATTACATAGTACTCAACGGCTGGGCTTGTCAGAGCTCTGAAACAAGGAGCACAGCTCTTCACAGGTCTGTGTTTCTACTGAACTGAACTGGGACTCCATTGTGTTCCAGGCTAAGTCAGCCAGGAGAAAGTCATCCATCGCTGTCTGTGTCTCGTTGCTGGTAAGGAATAAACTCCCCAGATTCTCAAAGCAGCTATCCATAGTCTGTGTTTCAGCGCTACTGAGCTGGACTTTGCCTTCAATATTCTGAGTAGGCATATTTTTGGTAGCAGGATATACTTCTGTCTGGGTTTCTGTATCAGATGAGTCAGTACTCATGGAGAAACTAGACTGCTTCAGAATGCTTCCTAAAGGCAGATGGGTATTACTGtccaaaaagaaattcaagtctgtctgtgtctgtgtatCAAACATCTCCAAACCTAGGAAGTTAGAATTTCCTCGGCAGCTATACGATTGAGTGGCActatctgaaaataagaaatcagTCTGAGTTTCGATGTCCAGTGACTCCAAAACTGGCTCAGAGTTCAGGGTACCAAGCTCACTCTCCTCAGTCTGAGTTTGGATATTGGATGCTGAAAAGAACTCTTCAATGTCAAAGTCTATTCCTGTGCTCTGTGATGGACCAGATGGCAGATGCGTGTCAGCATTAGAACTTGTCTCAGACAAAAGGCCACGATTATCCAGTGTCTGGCCAGACATGTTTCCTGAAAAGATGTTCTCCAGATCACTTAGTAGGTCCATTGTCTGGGTTTGATTATCCATCATATTTTGAGGTGGAAGTATATTAGTCTGTGTATTGAAGCTGATAAGGGATTCAGACTTCACCGTATCTTGATTCAGGCTCTTGCAATTACTCCTTTGCAGCAAGGTTTGATCTATAGTTGCAGgcattaaattgttttctggaaGTTCAATGTGAGTAGAAACATATGATGAATGAACATTGTCAAAGATGTCACCAGACATGACGGCCTGGTCCATCTGCACTCTTCCATCAAGAGAGTCCTGCGTCCTACTGGTTTGAGTCTCTCTAGAAACGCCACACGTTGTAAAACAAACCTGGCTAAAGGCATCAGTCTGAGCAGCTATGGATGAAGTCAGTTTGGAAGCAGGCAGCAGCGTCTGTGTTTGTACACTGATGGGTAACGAAACCTGTGAACCAAACGACAGATCTGTCTGAGAGCAAGAGGATACAGAAGAATTGGGAGTCCAGGCTGCAGCTGGTACAAAGTTCTGTGAAATGTAAGATAAGTCAGTCTGTACATTTATTGAAGAAATTTTATTCTTGTGACAAACATTCCCCAGCTCTTGCCCTGTGTTATTTGATGCAACCTTATCCAACTCAACTTGTACACCAGTACTTACTGGCTCATGATCCCTAGAATTTGTCACTTTTGAAACAGGCATACTATCTTTAAATACCAGAGTTTCTGCCTCCAGCGCTGGAATCAGAATTCCTATGGATTGAGGCAATAAATGAACAGTACTTACAACTGAACCTTGATTATCAACAGCCACTACAGCAGGTTTGACAGAAGAGTCTGTTGCAGATACGTATATAGGCAAGTGAGCAAGCTGCATCACTGGGAGTTTAACCAAAGCCACCCTGGGCTTCGGTAAAAGCATCTTCGGTGTACATTTTGGCTGCATTTGGTTCGTGAAGTTAGAACTGCAGGAGCCTTCAAGAGAGGCCACTAGTTTCACTTCAGAGGACTCCAATTCCTGAGTGCCAGGATTATTATTGTGTGTACTGATGAATgcttcatttgctttctctgccaACTGCTGATTATGTACGGaggtttccattttccttttcttactaGGAGGATCCCTGTGAACATGAGATCAATAATTTATACTCCTTTCAAGCACAAAACATCTGCCTTCCATTATTTTGAGTCGCTGCATTGAAAATATAAACTGAAGTCACAGATGAGAGTGGATATGAGAAGACAACTAATCCCtgattaaaacataaaaagactccatgaatttcagttttataaaattTCATTCCTCATTctcccatttaaaaaagaaaaaaggttacCTCTTTTATGGAGACCTATTTCTAAACGGAGGTGGAAATTTAGATGGTTTCTTTCCCCTTGTACATTAAGCACTCTCATTTGAAGACGTTTAATCTGTTACTTTGATGCTAACTCAGACTGAGCATTGACAGGACAGCGCTCTTAAAATTAGTGTACAGGTAAAGGTCTCTCATGGAAACCAAAGGTACAATTAGCACTCCTTCAAATAAAACTTAATTCTGCAGCAGTTCTATCTCCAAGATAGACAGGCTTGCCTCAGGAAACAGATTACACTTTATGAAATACATGTACATGTTAAGGCAACTATAAATCTAAACATGCATATataggcatttaaaaaataaaattcactaATACTTGCAAAAACAACTAGACtataaaagaaactgaactgCATCCCACCCCACAGTTACCAGCTATAACCATTTCCAAATCATCTCTACTCTCACAGAACTGTAAAAGCAGATGCAAAAAGAACCACTAGCAGTTATGCCATGCAGTGCAGCGTCATCagtacttttttgttttacatgggggggggggggggggggggggggaacttgATGTTACCAATTAGACAATCATCAATGCCTTCAACAAAACAGGAACTACTGAAAGCAACAGAACAAAGAAACTGCAAACTGCTTTACAGCTAAAACACTGTGAGCATATTTCCAATTTAACCAacagaaaggagacaaaaagcCAGTACATGGGGAGACAGAGGACTCAGTGATGAATGCAAGTTACTTAACTCCTTCACTTTTACCTGTGTTCTGCAGGAATTTCATGGCCAGTTCTGTAAATGTGAGACAGTAATGCTGTTCTGCTAGCATAAGGGCATCCACAAGTACACTGGAAAGTCTTCCCACAGACCTCTATATGCCGTTTCAAGTACCATTCTGTACCATAGGAGTTACTGCATTTATCACATTTGTGCTTCTTTTCAGCATGCATTTTCATAAAGTGCTAGAATACACAATGAAAAGTAAACGTTAGCCTTCAgctaagataaaaaaataatcatatttaaGGGAGACattcttatttgcattttttaaagttattaaatAGCATTGAGactggaatgattttttttaaagtctcattAGGAATAAGTTACAAGCTTAaagaaatcaacagaaaaaattTACAGTTTGCAAATCTGCTTGTGCTATGTGCATCTTAAAACACAGATACACATTTATGTGCCCTAATGCTACTGAAGGTTTCCTGTGGATGTTAATAAATCTATAAGTGAATCTTGCCAAAGAGCGTAGTAAGTATATGTTGCAACATGTGCACACTCCTGAAGATCTACAACTAAGCAAACAGTCTCAAGTCAAACGGATCAACTTCAGAGCAAACAccataatttttccttttcatttacagCACCAAGCAGTTTAAAAGCATCAGCCACATTTTAAACCTTTACTGGTTGCTACTGTGATTACCCCTCTCTgatctttctccatcttttaaaTTTGTGGAGAGGGGCTGCATTCTAGTTTAGCAAAACATATTGGCATCTGCCTGATCAACTGGTTCAAGTCCTCTAATATCAACATGCAAACGTGCAAATTCATTAACCACATGCCCATGTGGAGTTTTTGCATACAATTCTCCAACTTCGAGATATATGCTGAGAGGCTTTGCTCGTATCTGAATGCAAAAGCATACGCTCTCTGGAGCGAAGACGGTCAGGACTGAATCAGTATGAAAAGAATGCTTTAGGAAATAGGAATACCTGTTTTACAAGAGAAAATTGGGAAAATGGCCTGTTTGGTCCTCTAGGGCAGCCTTCAATAGGACAGCAGTAGAATTTCTGTGAAGTTTTCAAACCCTTCCTTATCGGTGCATTAAGTTTTCCATCCTGAAAAAGAACCAATTGACAAGCTGATGGTTTTACAGATTTGCATATTAAAGACAACATTCAGAATACACATCAACTTTACCTCACTCCATTTACCCACTTCAGTGAGTTGAAGGCACTTTCCTAAGTGATTTGAAAGTTCACATGGAGTTTTTCACCTATGTGGATGCTACTTGGCAAATACACCATCAAAATTACCAAGTGAAATTACAACAAGCTCTACAGAGTAGCAGTACTGTACTATTTACTTTTACTAAGATACTCGCTGTCCCAAGCCAATTATCACTGGCTTTTGTGTGATTTGAGCCAAAAAGCTTGCCCTACAGATACTACACTGTCAATTCAATGTGGTTTTACTTCTTAGTAGCAGTCTACTTGAAACTCCATTAAAATTAGTCACACACTGTGTAACACAACACTTCCCTGATGTTGGAATTCTGTTGGGACTATTTAGAGATCACTTGTAATACAATGAAAAATGCCAAGTACATTCTGCCACTTAATTCAGAACATAAACCAAATCTCACTTAAGTCTATGAAAATAACAACTGGTATGCTAATTCTGACCTCCAAACATGAAGTGACTGGTACACCCGTGCTTTCCATGTGATCTGCCTCAGTGAACAAAAGCAAGCAACATAACTTGCTCAAAAAGGAcctcaaaaatacaaattaaaaggaCGCACTAGTGAGATTGTCTGGATTGTTCAACCACACAGAACCTAATCCTATTGAGGACACAGCCATGGAAACCAGACAAGACATATCCCTCAACATATCCTATAAGAAAGTCTCAGTGGAAATATCAGGCATCTGCATCTAAGCAAAAAATTGAAAGCGAACTATTAAAAATCTGATGATGGTTAGAGTAGCTGTGAGTCTCCTCACATCCTGAGACTCAGTAGGAGGCCAACCAAGTCCCCAGAGCCGGTTACAGCAGACCACGATGGCATCCCAAGATGATTATTCAGGGAAGAATTACTGGAGCACGCCCTGTTTGAGCTCTGCACCTGATCTTCCTCAGCATGATGACAGCAAGCACAGTAAGCAGCAAAATGTTGATCTTACAGCAGTCACTCCCTCACTACCTTCTTCGGGCAGATCTCCAGCTGCTTTGTGTGTACACAGGTTAGATCAAACTCAAAGAATCCACAAAGCAAATAGATGTTCcatgcaaagcaaacagcaggtACCTGCCACAGCTGCCAGAACACAAAGGGTTCACTGCTCACACCTCTGCTTCTCACCAAGCTGCAGTTAAGTCACAACCCAACAACTCTGTGTTCAAGCTACTTGTGCCTCACTttagaagtatttatttcatttgcacttCAGGAATACCATGAAATGTATTGTGGGGGATTGAGTGGGACACTTCAatgattttggttttcctcaAATCATCTCTCAATCTAAGATACTCTGTGTAAAACGTAATCCCTGCAAGCAACATTTCAGTTGTATTTCCACACATACAACACTGATACTTGCCGACATTGCTGCAAGGTCATTTTTCTAATGACACATCTTACTCAAAGAAGCAAAGTTTAGAGTCTCTCTACCAAAACAATTAGCTGCTATTTCATCAAGAAAACCTGGAATAATTCTCAAAAAAGAGAGTTTTCATGTAACATTTTAACCTTCTAAGCATCTTTATGTACAGCAGTTTTTCCCATGGGCAAACCATTCATAAACAGGCCTGGTTTATCTCTGCCAAATAATTACTGTGATTATTTTTGCACCTCCTAGAGCCACTGCTCAAAAGGCACAGGAACATGACTCAAAGAAATCTAGTTCCAGCCCCACTACTTCCAATTACACCTTTTAACCCTGAGTTTACCCAGAAACACTTTGACCAGATGCCAGTCTCGAAgtcttcaggagaaaaaaaaagatttacctTCATGTCAAAAATATGTTTGGTCTCTCCCGCGGCAGACAAAATCAATATGTTTAGTAAGCAGCAATTAGAGTTACTTATTTCTAAGAAGTTATTCATAGTGTGTTATAGTTAATGTCACAAGCCAGCAAATGACGGGGCAATACGGGAAATACGTTCAGGCACTTAACAGGTAAACCACAGTCAGGTTATTTAAAACTACATAAGTACTAAGGTACAGAGTAACACTAAGTGATTAAAAGCTATATAAACATGAGTAAGATGCTTTTTTCAGAGCTGGAATATAGAGTTTCAAGGCACAGATGACAACAAATGTGTTGTGACAAATTGAGAGATACTCTCCACACGTAAGTAACCCTACCCAGACAGCAATCTTGGTTTGAACATCCTCAAAGTCCTCCTGGCTCTAAATGGTTAATCCTACATCTTCTCAAAAACCTGCCTGGCCAGTCAGACCTACTTCAGATGTTCTCACAAGCCCTTTCCTTGTCTATTTGATTTTACTGCCCATGTTTCTACAATAGCCACCCACCACAATTATTGGCAGATATTTGTTCAATTAACTTCTCACAACACAGACATCTCTATTGTAACGAATACTGACATTTGGACAGGGCTTGGGGCaacaacacagaaaatcaaaagTAACAATCCTTGCTACTGATTTAGTCCAGGTGAACTTAGTGACATCTTGCTTTCCTGCAACAGAAAGACTTACTCCAAGGGATTAATATAAAGCAATAAGCTACAATAGACTGTAACCaactatttaaaacattttttgcagcagcagatcaTGCATTTCTTTATCAAATTGCACAGAGAGAAGGGCATTTATTCTTATCATAAAAAACGTTGTGGTAgtgtaatatttgcatttgaggTAAGCTACCCCTCCCAGTTCGCCACTAACTACAGCCTCCCTGCTATCATAGAATCCTCTCCTTTACATAAACTCCTCtagcttcatttttaaactaCACAGAagtcttcccattctctccataaaaaaatacaaacaaagggccaaaaaattaaaaaaagtttcaagcCTAATATATTCAGTGCCAGTTTATACTCACTGTTCTCATTTTTGCTGGCTTAGTTAAGCtaaggagacagaaaacaaacatttatgtATCAACACTTCATCATATCTTCTTTTGTTAGGGCAAATAAGCCAAACTCTtctcatttccctttgttgGACACACTTGCCATTCATCATCCTTAGTAGCCCTTTTCTACACCTCTTCTGGGTTCATTTTAGCTTATTTGAATCAGATTCCTACCCTACAGCAGTGACAGAGAATATCCTTCTGACATATTTTAGAACTGCCCTTCTCACCACAGCGTTACCCTAAACGCGTATGATCAAACAGCTTTTGCAAGTGTTTCCCATCTCAGTTATTTCTGCTACAAACCAGGACTGAGActgatcaattttttttttgttattggttCACAAGACTCTAACCTTGTACTACTGCACTTGACTCTGTTTTTACAGAGTAATCTTGCTTTCCTATGTGAatgcctttcctctgcagtgTCAGTACCTCAGTTTTTGATATCAGAAGATTCTACTGGTGCTacttttattaatgaaaattaacCAAGTCAACCTTCCTCCTCTTTAGCACTACtaccttcccttcctccccaatAGCTTAATCTCATTTACTAAGTTGCCTCTTCACTAATTCCTCATGTTTCCCTAACAAATACAATCTACTAAATTCTTTTTGTCTGGGGAATTTGTTgcctcttaaaaagaaatactaatacTAAAGTATTAGTACAAGTCCATCTCTTTCTGGAGAAAGAGAGTAACACACACCTAGATTTCTATCTTTTTACCTTCTTGTCTTTATCCTTTCATTCAAGACGCATTCTTAAGCCATGCATAATACTGAAGATATTCTAAGACATAGTACAGACAAATCAGCCTCCCTTAAACCTCAGTAACATTTTACTCTCAATTACAATGCCCTTGGAATAAGTCAGATGGTCCTGAAAATCTGCATTCATCCATGTTCCAGTATTTATCCCAGCTATCACAAGATTTAGCAATCAGGCACATGGAATATGTTATAACTCTATAGGGCACCAACAGTTACTAGCTCTCTAGGCACTTCATGGGAAAGCAGCATGTCCTCACCCATCGTACTTGACCATGAGTTACATAATTTGCTGGCTGCTGCACATGCCGGGTACAAGCCCACAACCGAAATGACTGCCTGCTGAAGCTGAATGAACATCTTCAGCTTCCGTTGTACCTCCAGTCATACGTATATGCGAGATATAATatgtaacacacacacacaagctgTTAGTGCATattaggaaatgaaataaaacagagataGGAGATTGCAAGTATCCTTGAGactatttccttttgttgaCCACCAATGATCATCTGTAACACACACATATAATTCTGTAATTAGCCATTTCACAAAACATGTGTGTTTATTGTTTGCCCACTGGGgctgcattttcagaaagcagctaTGAATGCTGTGCTTGAAGTTTTCCAGGAGTAGGATTTGTCCTTATAGATGTAGCGTTATGATTTTGAGACCAGTACGGACATCTTTGTGAAAGGCCCACACTCAAGTACACACTTGCTGAACTggggctctcctcctccctccagtaCACTCTGCGTTCTCCCAGGAGTACTGTGGTAACGAGGGTTTCTTTCCAAAAATGGCATCCATCAAGGGTGTTCTGGCTTACAGAcgtttttaaagaacaaacaaaacccccagtGTAACAGCACTCGGCGCTTGGGTCGCAATTGCTTGCCAACTGCTACAGGTAGGAAATGCAGCATGTGTGCACGGCACCTCACAAGCAGGGCTGTGATATCTGACTGCAGAGATAAGCGATAAGGAAGCGAAGTAACAGAAACTGAGCCCCACAGAACTTTTAACTGCCTTAGTTCTGTTTAACATTGGTACAAAATTCGTTATTTTCTGTAAGCCATTTTAGAGGAATTCTCAATACGACTGGTCAGGCCGTACGCAGACCTCATGTATTTACAGAGGTACCTGCACGGGGGAGATTTAAACAGGCGAACACGAGAAACGCTTCATTATTCCCACTTGGAATTACACACACACCCTCTCACTCCCCTCAGCCTTACTACGCCCCCCAAAGTACACCCCAGCACGGCCCACTCTGCAGCCGCCCCCGCGGGACGCCCCGGGCCCGCACACGGCCGCAAGCCCCGAGGGGCCCCGACCCCAGCCCAGCAGGAgcggcccccccccctcctcccccgcgGCCTGCGGCTCGAGGCGACTCCTCgcagcggggcagggcagggatgaGGCCGGGGCGCCAGGCTCTGGCGGGGCGAGGCCGTACCTCAGGGAGGGCGCCGCGGTGGCCCCGGGGGCTTCGGCCCGGAGCGGAACAAGGAGCCGCGCCATTACGGAGCCCCCCGGACCAAGGTGAAGGGCGAacgcccccccgccccgccctccGCCGCAGCCCCCACGGGGGATGAGCAGGAGGGAGGCGCCGGGCCCCGCCTCACCGCGCGGCGGGCCCGAGTCGGGGCAGCGGCGGTACCTGGACCGGGTGGGCCTTGCTCAGGTGCATGTTGAGGGCCGGGCTGTTGGGGAGGACCTTGCCGCAGCCAGGCACCGTGCACAGGATGTTGGTCCTCACTTGGGACAGCTCTGTCACCGAGGGCCGCACCAGCTCGCCGGCGGGCGGCAGATCCCCCACGGGCACAGGGGCCGGCGCCGGGGGCCGCCCCAACCTCCCGCCACGCCGCCCGGCTGCAGCCGCCGCCATGTTGCTGTCAGCTGCTCGGCCCCCCACTTCCGGGGGCAGCCGCCAATAGTCAGCGCCGCTGTTGAATATTCAGCAGGCGCgtggcccggccccgccccctaCGTCAGCGCCCCGGCCGGAGCTCAGCAGCCGCCTGGGCGGGGAACGCGCTCACGGTAACAACGAACGAGAAAAGGGACGAACGGTGTTTTCACGAGCCAGGGAGCCGGAGCACGTGGGAAAGTGCGCGTGGCAGCGTTCCCCGCGTTGCCCTCCCGGGGGCAGACAGGGCTGGGGCCTCTCCTCCGCACAGCGGGTGTTTCGCACTCAGTTACTGACGgaaacttgcattttaaagaacCAATGACACAATACACACGAGTTTTTCCCCTATCGCTTGGCCAGTTAAAGGACAAAACGTACGATACCTTTAACTGGGGAAGAGCGAGGGGGTGTTTGTTCATTACACGTCCCCTATCCTCGCTTGCAGGTGCTCCGTAAACGCACGCCTGCTTGCCTGCGCTGCTGCCCAGTTGCTGCGACAGCCTCGGTTACCGGAACTGAGAGATGAAACGTGTATCAGAAAATCAAGAGACCAACTTTTCAGTTGTTAAAAAGGGGATGGAGATTGTTTTTCCCAGCACTGAGTGGCAACTAGGCAGCAGGCCAAGTACTCACACTGGGTAGAGGCTTTTCGAATGTTAGGGTAAACCATTATTGGCTCAGGCAGTTTGGTTATTTGGGAGAGAGTagagagaaaaagtgaaatggATACTGGAATCGCAATGGGCATGAATGGTGGAA is a window from the Balearica regulorum gibbericeps isolate bBalReg1 chromosome 13, bBalReg1.pri, whole genome shotgun sequence genome containing:
- the ATMIN gene encoding ATM interactor isoform X2, which codes for MAAAAAGRRGGRLGRPPAPAPVPVGDLPPAGELVRPSVTELSQVRTNILCTVPGCGKVLPNSPALNMHLSKAHPVQDGKLNAPIRKGLKTSQKFYCCPIEGCPRGPNRPFSQFSLVKQHFMKMHAEKKHKCDKCSNSYGTEWYLKRHIEVCGKTFQCTCGCPYASRTALLSHIYRTGHEIPAEHRDPPSKKRKMETSVHNQQLAEKANEAFISTHNNNPGTQELESSEVKLVASLEGSCSSNFTNQMQPKCTPKMLLPKPRVALVKLPVMQLAHLPIYVSATDSSVKPAVVAVDNQGSVVSLPISVQTQTLLPASKLTSSIAAQTDAFSQVCFTTCGVSRETQTSRTQDSLDGRVQMDQAVMSGDIFDNVHSSYVSTHIELPENNLMPATIDQTLLQRSNCKSLNQDTVKSESLISFNTQTNILPPQNMMDNQTQTMDLLSDLENIFSGNMSGQTLDNRGLLSETSSNADTHLPSGPSQSTGIDFDIEEFFSASNIQTQTEESELGTLNSEPVLESLDIETQTDFLFSDSATQSYSCRGNSNFLGLEMFDTQTQTDLNFFLDSNTHLPLGSILKQSSFSMSTDSSDTETQTEVYPATKNMPTQNIEGKVQLSSAETQTMDSCFENLGSLFLTSNETQTAMDDFLLADLAWNTMESQFSSVETQTCEELCSLFQSSDKPSR
- the ATMIN gene encoding ATM interactor isoform X1 gives rise to the protein MAAAAAGRRGGRLGRPPAPAPVPVGDLPPAGELVRPSVTELSQVRTNILCTVPGCGKVLPNSPALNMHLSKAHPVQDGKLNAPIRKGLKTSQKFYCCPIEGCPRGPNRPFSQFSLVKQHFMKMHAEKKHKCDKCSNSYGTEWYLKRHIEVCGKTFQCTCGCPYASRTALLSHIYRTGHEIPAEHRDPPSKKRKMETSVHNQQLAEKANEAFISTHNNNPGTQELESSEVKLVASLEGSCSSNFTNQMQPKCTPKMLLPKPRVALVKLPVMQLAHLPIYVSATDSSVKPAVVAVDNQGSVVSTVHLLPQSIGILIPALEAETLVFKDSMPVSKVTNSRDHEPVSTGVQVELDKVASNNTGQELGNVCHKNKISSINVQTDLSYISQNFVPAAAWTPNSSVSSCSQTDLSFGSQVSLPISVQTQTLLPASKLTSSIAAQTDAFSQVCFTTCGVSRETQTSRTQDSLDGRVQMDQAVMSGDIFDNVHSSYVSTHIELPENNLMPATIDQTLLQRSNCKSLNQDTVKSESLISFNTQTNILPPQNMMDNQTQTMDLLSDLENIFSGNMSGQTLDNRGLLSETSSNADTHLPSGPSQSTGIDFDIEEFFSASNIQTQTEESELGTLNSEPVLESLDIETQTDFLFSDSATQSYSCRGNSNFLGLEMFDTQTQTDLNFFLDSNTHLPLGSILKQSSFSMSTDSSDTETQTEVYPATKNMPTQNIEGKVQLSSAETQTMDSCFENLGSLFLTSNETQTAMDDFLLADLAWNTMESQFSSVETQTCEELCSLFQSSDKPSR